A region from the Anomaloglossus baeobatrachus isolate aAnoBae1 chromosome 11, aAnoBae1.hap1, whole genome shotgun sequence genome encodes:
- the KDELR1 gene encoding ER lumen protein-retaining receptor 1: MNIFRFLGDISHLSAIIILLLKIWKSRSCAGISGKSQILFAIVFTTRYLDLFTNFISLYNTSMKLVYVGSSYATVWMIYNKFKATYDGNHDTFRVEFLIVPTAILAFLVNHDFTPLEILWTFSIYLESVAILPQLFMVSKTGEAETITSHYLFALGVYRTLYLFNWIWRYQFEGFFDLIAIVAGIVQTILYCDFFYLYITKVLKGKKLSLPA; the protein is encoded by the exons ATGAACATCTTCAGGTTCCTGGGGGACATCTCCCACCTGTCCGCCATCATCATCCTGCTGCTGAAGATCTGGAAGTCCCGCTCCTGTGCCG GCATCTCTGGGAAGAGCCAGATCCTTTTTGCGATTGTATTCACCACTCGATACTTAGACCTGTTCACTAACTTTATCTCCCTCTACAACACCTCTATGAAG CTTGTTTATGTGGGAAGCTCGTACGCCACGGTGTGGATGATCTACAACAAATTCAAAGCTACCTATGATGGGAACCATGACACCTTCCGCGTGGAGTTCCTTATTGTCCCCACAGCTATATTGGCTTTCCTCGTTAATCACGATTTCACTCCATTAGAG ATTTTGTGGACATTTTCCATCTACCTGGAGTCTGTTGCAATTCTGCCCCAACTATTTATGGTCAGCAAGACGGGGGAAGCGGAGACCATCACCAGCCATTATCTCTTTGCTTTGGGAGTTTATCGCACCCTCTACCTTTTTAATTGGATTTGGCGCTATCAATTTGAGGGATTCTTTGATCTGATTGCAATAGTTGCTGGAATTGTACAGACCATCTTGTACTGCGACTTCTTTTATCTATACATTACCAAAG